Genomic DNA from Colius striatus isolate bColStr4 chromosome 7, bColStr4.1.hap1, whole genome shotgun sequence:
CAGTTAGTGGTGCTGATTTCTGATCTGGACTTTGAAGTCACTGAATTATGATTGTAAATTATGTCCTACATTTAACCAACATAAAATCCAAGTGAAATTAGCttattttcaagtaatttaAGTAGAAAGCAACTTTGGCCTGAAGCCAAATATcacaatcagaaaaaaaaacaaacaaagaaaaaaaaaaatcgaagAGAAACCCCAAATCTTCAGGCTGGATTTGCAGGGCTAGTAATTCAAAAGGGCATCTTCTCATTTGTAAACAAAGGAAAGATCATCTGGAAGTTTACTGAATACACTGAATCGTAAGTGTTGTCAATGCCATTTTCACAAGTTCTCTTCAGAACAAAACATGTATTAGCTAATTTCACTGTGTTAAGAAACTAGGCACCAGGTAATAATTTGACACTTCACACTTACCATAAGCAATACCTAGCATCAATGTAACCTGTACACTGCCAAATATATTAATGTTATTAGACACTGAAGTGATATTCTCCTTACTTCAGTGAAAATACTATCCAGCTTTTTAAGATCTTAAATGTACTACTGTCTAaccataaaaaaataataaatcaccATTTCTCATCGGGAATACTGTGATAAACACTTGCTTCAGTGTTATCTTTCTTCTTTGCACTGCATTCCAGctatacaaataaaacaatttctgtTAATTCTTGTTGTGCTTAGTTTGATGCTAtagaattgtatttttttaatggatgcAATAACTGTATCTTAAAATGTCTTGATTAGGTATTGCATAGAAGTGCATAGAAATGGAACTGAAAGTCAGCTACCTACCACTCTCACAAGTCTTGTAGTTTGTTATATTTGTACTTAGTAGCTTGAGGTTTAAATAGAGCTGCTGAGTATTGTAGTAACCAAGTAAAATACAGTatctttctgaaatggaaaagtcCTATTCAAGCACACACTTATTAACTGACCTgctataaaacagaaaacacaatcCTTTGAACTGCCCAGTAGCAAATTCCTACAGTCACTACAGGTGGAAAAACCTGAAATTATTGGACACAGGTCtctgaggaaaatatttataGCAAGATTTCTCCCCCACATAAAGTTTGCAATAAAAACTGTGCTGAATAGGTAGAGGCTTAGATTCAACACTTCTCAGTCCACTATTAGTAATCTAAATAGTCTGAGTGTTTctccatcccttttttttctcttttttaaaaaaaaggataatgAAAAATATGTGTGAAGACGCTGCTAAGCAGACTTTGTTAGAGTCCTTTCAGaaccactgtccatcattttcATCATCGTCTTCCTCCTCACGGTCCAGATAGAGAAGAGCGACTTTCTTTTCATCAGAAATAACTGACCTTTGGTCTACCATTCTTTGCAACTGGACAGTTTTATCAAAAAATGACTTTTCTGCTACGTTTTCACTATGATCTTGAGAAAAACTGGAGACAACATAGCCTCTTCCTTCGTTGTCATTTTCTACAGTCTGAGCACTTTTAACTACAACCTGTGACTGACTAACAGAAGGGTCTTGCTTATTGGCTATGAGCACTGTTGCTTGCTGTTCTCCACTTTTTACTGTAGATATTCCCCCCATACTGGAAACatccatttgaaaagaaaaagatgtttcctTGGATCCTACTTTCATGTGCTTTACAGATGACTCTCCTGTTTGTGAaagaacttcctgtgtttcagaaaTGGGTTGTGTAAAGATTATTTGCTCAGTATGAGATTCTACAGGACTGATTTTAACGTGCCTGAAAGATCTGTTGGTATCGGAGCTTCCTTCGCTCTCTGAATGATGTCCTTGTTTGTTCGTGATCTCTGGAGTTTCAGAAAGGGAGCCATGATATATGATGCGTTCAGTTGTTTCAACTCCCACTTTACCTAGTCTAACATGCTTTACTGAGCCTTTTGAAAGAGTCTGGTCTTCCAGTTCACTGATTTCCACATGCTCAGAGATAGGCCCCTGGTAGATGACTTTTTCAGCCGTCATAAACTCTTGGGGACCCAACTGAACGTGTCTGACCGAACTTTCTGTCTGTGAGAAGTCTCTAGTGTCAGTGACCTCCACTTTACCAGAGATTGGTCCTTCAAAGATAACATGCTCGGTATGAATCTCTTTTGGACCTAATCTAAAGTGCCTTACTGTTCTGCTGACATCCACAGACCCTTCTGTCTGAGAAAGGTTACCTGAGCTATTGAGCTCCACAGAGTCTGACGTGTGCCCTTCAAAAGAGACTTCTTCAGTTAATTGCCTTGATCCTACGGTGACGTGTCTTGTGGACCTGTTGAAGTCTGTTGAAAACTTCTGAGAAAGATTCCCTGAATCAATCTCTTCTACAGTTGTGGTGATAGGGCCTGTGTAGATCACTTCTTCTGTAGTTTGAATTTCTTTAGGACCCAGTTTAAAATGCTTCACAGATCGGCTGAACTCTGACGAACCTTCTGTCTGAACAAGTCCTTCTGTAGCACTGACCTCCAGTGTTTCAGAACCAGGCCCTTCGTATATGATTTGCTCGTATCTCTGAACTTCTGCTGGACCAACCTTAATATGCCTTACAGATTGTGGCAAGCGAGTGGCTTCTCCAAAATCTGCAGTTTCCAAAACTGAACCGTCATAAATAACTTGTTCAGTGGCATGATACTCTGTGCCACCACTCCTTCTCACTGTAGACGAGTTATAAATTTCTTGGTCAGACAAAGGCATGTGTTTATCACTAGGGGAAGAAACATCTACTTCTATACGGCTTCTACCATCAACAACTGTCTCTGAGCTGTCTTTCTTCAGAGAGTGCAATGTTGCCTTCTCCTTCTCACTTGAAATTACTTCATCAAGTTGAGCTACATCAAATTCATCAGTATCAAGGGTCTGTGACAGATTGACTTCAGCAACAATTGTCACCAAGCCATCCTCCTCTGTTTGATTAACTTTTTTGATATCAAATTCTAAGTTACTGGAGTcggctttattttcttttgttaacGCAGACAGTTCCTCTTTCACACTTTCTGGGAGACTGCCCTCCAACTGCTCCAAAGCTTCCTTCAACTGATGTTTAGGGtcctttgtttcctttgatAGAAGCCCTTTTATTGAAGTCTGAAATTCATGaggaatttttatttctttttcaataacAACAGATTCAACATGGGACGTTTCGGCTTCAGGatgctcttttaaaatatgGGCACTTGCTTCCTCCCCTACCACATGGTACGTTTCTTCCGGAGACCTTACACCTTCATCTCTCTTACTCTGTGTGCCTTGCAAAAATTCATCTTGCCAAGAATACTTAATAGTTGATTCTTCTTCTATATGAATTTGTCCATATATTGAGtcatcatctttttctttaataacaGGATGATCATCAGGAACAGATACAAAATACTTTTGTTCAATAGGCGAGTCATCTTCCTCAGTTACCTCTTCCACATGAGTGAAACTCTCGTGGCgttgtttcttctttttggcATCACCGTATGTGAatgttacattttcttcctcatcaCCGTAACGCCTCTCTCTCTCAGGGAATGTATCTTCCACTTCCTCCACTTCAAAAGGTGTTGAAAAATCAGTCTTTTCATCAGCAGCGTAATCGAGCGGCTCCTCTACGATCTCAACATTAACAGATATGTTCTTTCTGTCCTCATTTCCTCTCAGGCCATGATGTACTATATCTTCTATCTCCTCTTTGGAAGGAATTCCCTCAACACCCTCTCGAAGCACTTTCCTTACATCCTGGTTTGACAGACCTCCTATGTCAGCTTTGCCAGAAATATCTATGTTTTCTTTAACTTGAGATTGTACTGTGATCTCAGTCTTCATTTTCCCATCATCTGCCTGTTCTTTCTTATCAAAATAGGTCACTTTCGTGTCTGTTGATATTTGTGAACTAGAAGACTGTGTAAAACTTTTAAGGATGTCAGCAACAATATTCTCTGCCATATTTTCAGTTGACATTCTGTCACTAAGGTGGTTTTCATCTTTCAGCTTGGCTTCCTCTTCCGAAATACTGACTTTGTGAATTTCAGCAGACTTAGTTACATGGtcatctgtttctcttcctatGGATGTCTTAAATCCCCCTAATTTAAGTTCCTTATTACTCTGAGATTCTTTGTCAGGAACAGGCATTTCAAGACTGATTGGTATCTCAATGACCTCATTGCTTCTGGATTCCACAGTCACATTTCTATCTTTTTTGGTTAATTCGCTTTTCAAAGATCTTGCATTAGAAATATCACTCCCTGTTAACTTCTGGTCAACAACTTCCTCATGGATGTATTTTCTCTGCTCAGTCTTCCTTCCAAAATCaaaacttctttcttctgtgaaaGGTTTCCcgtcagttttctttttctcctcctgtgttTGCTTCTCTagcttatctttttctttcagcaaagaTTTATTCTCTTCAGTTGATTTGCTgccttcccttttttcttttactgtggtCTTAATTTCAGTTATTGTTTCTTCATATTTAGATGGTTTAAAATTGGTATTCAGCTCGTAAGTTGGAAATCTAGTGAAGCCTGGTTTTGTTCTTGAATTTTCAGAAATCCCTGGCTTGGTGTCAGGCTTGTGGTCCTTGTCTGATCTTTCAACATTTCCCGATTCTTTTGAAAAAGATACTGTAGATGAAGCAGTaacctctgttttctttctttctggaatTATCTTCTGCTGCATTTCCGTGGTTTTCCAGCTACTGTAGGCTGGAGTAAAGGTTCTTGATTCTTTCTGCTCTGTTACAATCCTTTCGTCCTTTGTAACAGTTGTTGAAGGGCGATATGTTGAACCAAGTACATCTCTTCCAAAAGCTCTTCCACTGGCCATTGTGTGTGATCCAGCCTGTGCGGAGTGAGCTGAGTAGTGTGCAGAACTGCTAGTATTTGTCACTGGCATTCTGTGTCTTGTATCAGTGATCCTCATAGCTGGTGAAgctttatttctatttctttcttggTAAGTAGAGTAAATATCTGTGTAGTTATAGGAAGTGTTTATAACATCTGCAAAAAGAGCATACAGAactaaacattaaaataatgtcttttatCTATTACCAAATAGAAGGCATGAACTAAGAAACATCACACTgagtttttgaaagaaataacGGGTTTATTTTCAGTGGAGCTTTGTAAAGGCATTCCTGCAGGTTTTACAAAATTAAGTCTATGCATAAATTACACTAAAATTCAATGGGAAGCTTTTTACTAAGCTGCAAGTTCTTGCTAATTTTACCTGCTGCGAGCTGAGTATTGTAGCATTTACTTAAGAATTACACCTTTAGTATTTATATTAATGCTTGTTTACATTTACAACTCCTTATTAAATAATGTATGCTAATATCCTAGGCTTGGGTTTCTCACTTCTTTGGCCTGAAGTTTCTCAGTTCTTATTGAAAATTAACAGCATACCTGCCACCATATCCTGGAAACTAAACACACAAATACAACCCTTCACAGCCACAAGGTACAAGGGAGAGAAACAGCAAACTTTTTCAGCTGTATCTACACCATTTAATAAAATTTACCAGGAATCACTGTCTGGCCAACCAGCTCTGTACAACTCAAATCTCCTACTCCTAAAAAGCTAGCTATGTACCCTCTGATTTTGGTAGTGTTTCCTGGGCTGTGGTAACCACTGAATACGCCCAAGCACTGTCTGCAAGAGGACTGGCTAGTTCAAATCACAACtctgccagggacagtgattaaCAGCATACGTAATTCTATGTGAGCCCTTCAACTGAGACTCTAATCTGTTGACTTTCCTACAACGGATACAGCTTTCAGATCTCTTCTGGGACTACTGCCTGCAACAGTCTGAGGGCTTTAAGGCCAACACATGGTTAAACTCAGGAGTATTATCAAGAATAATTTCATAATGGCCACAGCAGTGGGATCAAAGGTCTGTCTTCTCTAATATCCTGTTTACAGTGGCTAACAGTAGATATATAGGGAAGAGTATAAGAACAGGGCAAGTAAATGGTGATACTTCCCTGGTATACTCTCACAGCCTCCAGAGATTTGCAGCTCCTAAGATAGAAATGGTATCTTTATGTTTAGTAAGTCTTTGATATCTCTTTCATTACTCTGCTAAAAGTTCTCTTACCCATGTAAACTTTTTAACACTCACAATGCCTCAGGATGATGAATTTCTTGGTTTTAACTACATGTTTTGTTAAAGACCTCTTGCTTTGTATTTCAAAACTTTAAGACATACGGGCATCCAAAAGTTCTTGTACTATTAGAGCTATGAAACTCCCTACCTACCTTCTCCACTCTAGTCACGATTTTATAAATTATCTCATATAGAATAGCAGTACattgatttaaaatattaacactCCAAAATAATTTGATATTCACTTTGCATTATGTTTGTAAAAGATTTTCTTCAGCAATACTGTAACGCAATAGTTTCCAGTTATTTGATTTCATTCAACATTCATTTTGCAATATTCATTTTTTACCTTGAGGCAATTTCCCTCTATGCTGATCTCTCCACGTAATAATCCACTGGTTGCTTTCCCCTTCTAACAAAGCTCTGCAAAGCACATTAAAAGGCATTCCATTaaaatattaggaagaaaaatcatAATATTTAACACTTTACAATCTTAGAAATGGAAACAATTATCCTGCAAGTTGGGTCAGATCTGAGTGCTTTTCACAGCCcttatttttattactgagAATGAGAGATCCTTAGCATCTTCCAGACTCTTAGTTTGTAGAGTCCGGTTGATGAGAACAATGCAGTAGTCCTACAGTAGGttaacagcagcagccacagtaCAGTTTTAGATCAAATCTTCAGCATAGGCCAATATAGCATTTCTTGATGTGGACCAGATGCACCGACCTCCACTACAGAATCAAACAAGCCAGCAACTGTTTCTGGAATGATAATCTTGTAATAGAGGTAGGAGAAAGCAAAGCCACACAAAACAGATATTCAGTACAGTTTTTTTCAAACACACATGGAgatattttgtaaagaaaaggcaaaagtgaaaaacacatttgcaaGCAAATAGTCAGCAGCTTGTGCTGGTAGTATAGTACTAAAGGTGTTGCCTCAGTGTGATATCCAAGGGAACTGTTACAGACTGGATTTTTAAGTTCTATCCTGTCcaaatgaaaactgaaggaTATATTACTTTACTGACAAAGTGGCTAGTGCTGGAAGAAACAACTTACAGTATCAAAGTAACTATTCTTATTTTCTATTCAGTTGGAAATCAACAAAGGACTATGAAATTCTTTGTGACAGAAACTGTTTGGTTTCTTCTAATGACATCTGTTTGCCCCCTCTGTTTCTCAGTCTTCCATTCATTCTCTTTTGCAGCTTTTGCAGCAACTCTCTAATAG
This window encodes:
- the SYNM gene encoding synemin, encoding MWRRWEAGWDEKRELQELNSRLRVFVSRVRELEEENRFLAQELAELREQELIGLRVPEQELAWLRMQLEELSRAKLEAELERDGLRRELEQLQVLGAEVLAMRRRLEPELAGQRQLLERLRGECVALEELLLELQAEHGHLAERQRREAVEMRELRMDLAALPPPLAGLSLEELEETYEMLLSQSCRETLLRYQEQIQMLQEQEAQRSRENLELLREESRQCRQHLEDLHRQGQELCGLRERLELELLALQDRHGAEVEEYQRIIDALEEEKQFLTMSITDYLKDYQELLQVKAGLILEIETYRALLEGESNQWIITWRDQHRGKLPQDVINTSYNYTDIYSTYQERNRNKASPAMRITDTRHRMPVTNTSSSAHYSAHSAQAGSHTMASGRAFGRDVLGSTYRPSTTVTKDERIVTEQKESRTFTPAYSSWKTTEMQQKIIPERKKTEVTASSTVSFSKESGNVERSDKDHKPDTKPGISENSRTKPGFTRFPTYELNTNFKPSKYEETITEIKTTVKEKREGSKSTEENKSLLKEKDKLEKQTQEEKKKTDGKPFTEERSFDFGRKTEQRKYIHEEVVDQKLTGSDISNARSLKSELTKKDRNVTVESRSNEVIEIPISLEMPVPDKESQSNKELKLGGFKTSIGRETDDHVTKSAEIHKVSISEEEAKLKDENHLSDRMSTENMAENIVADILKSFTQSSSSQISTDTKVTYFDKKEQADDGKMKTEITVQSQVKENIDISGKADIGGLSNQDVRKVLREGVEGIPSKEEIEDIVHHGLRGNEDRKNISVNVEIVEEPLDYAADEKTDFSTPFEVEEVEDTFPERERRYGDEEENVTFTYGDAKKKKQRHESFTHVEEVTEEDDSPIEQKYFVSVPDDHPVIKEKDDDSIYGQIHIEEESTIKYSWQDEFLQGTQSKRDEGVRSPEETYHVVGEEASAHILKEHPEAETSHVESVVIEKEIKIPHEFQTSIKGLLSKETKDPKHQLKEALEQLEGSLPESVKEELSALTKENKADSSNLEFDIKKVNQTEEDGLVTIVAEVNLSQTLDTDEFDVAQLDEVISSEKEKATLHSLKKDSSETVVDGRSRIEVDVSSPSDKHMPLSDQEIYNSSTVRRSGGTEYHATEQVIYDGSVLETADFGEATRLPQSVRHIKVGPAEVQRYEQIIYEGPGSETLEVSATEGLVQTEGSSEFSRSVKHFKLGPKEIQTTEEVIYTGPITTTVEEIDSGNLSQKFSTDFNRSTRHVTVGSRQLTEEVSFEGHTSDSVELNSSGNLSQTEGSVDVSRTVRHFRLGPKEIHTEHVIFEGPISGKVEVTDTRDFSQTESSVRHVQLGPQEFMTAEKVIYQGPISEHVEISELEDQTLSKGSVKHVRLGKVGVETTERIIYHGSLSETPEITNKQGHHSESEGSSDTNRSFRHVKISPVESHTEQIIFTQPISETQEVLSQTGESSVKHMKVGSKETSFSFQMDVSSMGGISTVKSGEQQATVLIANKQDPSVSQSQVVVKSAQTVENDNEGRGYVVSSFSQDHSENVAEKSFFDKTVQLQRMVDQRSVISDEKKVALLYLDREEEDDDENDGQWF